GCAAACTTTTATTGTTCAGTTGGCCAATGACCGCGGTGCCTATCTGCCCACTGAAGGAGCCTTGTCCGGCGGTGCCTATAGTACGTTAATCACAGACAATAAAGTAGGCCCTGAAGGAGGGGCCTTGCTCGTCGAAAATACAATTAAAGCAATCAATGACATGTGGAAGGATTGACCGATAAAACACTAAGCAATATCATCCCCTCCATCGGTACAGTAGCATGAATGCGTACCACCTACCACCGCCTACGCTTTTTATACGCTGTTGCACCTGTTAATGAAAAGGCCGGTCGCTACGCTTACGTAACGACCGGTCATAATAATTAGCAGCCTTTAGCTTTTATTTCATAGGCAGTCCGCCACCGGTGCCAAGAAAGATGGACACCACAACCAAGGCTATGAGCGAGAGTATTCCAACGAAAACACCCGCTGTATCCCAGAAATTGAAGCCGCTGCGGCAACCATCGTCGGCGGCTGTAACCGTCACGGTGTCATCCGTTGCCAATTCATCGCCTTCGGGACTCGTCGCTGAGGCAAACGCCACGTTAAGGACACTGCCCGCGTCATAGTCATCTTGCGTGACGATATATTCGCCGGAGAATTCCTTGGATTCACCAAC
Above is a window of Candidatus Hydrogenedentota bacterium DNA encoding:
- a CDS encoding DUF11 domain-containing protein; the protein is ASAALDLVKTADVTEFTQVGDTIVYTVTVINTGSVTLSDVRVQDPLTGLDEMVGTLTVGESKEFSGEYIVTQDDYDAGSVLNVAFASATSPEGDELATDDTVTVTAADDGCRSGFNFWDTAGVFVGILSLIALVVVSIFLGTGGGLPMK